One window of the Oncorhynchus gorbuscha isolate QuinsamMale2020 ecotype Even-year linkage group LG17, OgorEven_v1.0, whole genome shotgun sequence genome contains the following:
- the LOC124001515 gene encoding uncharacterized protein LOC124001515 isoform X1: protein MVRSFEEPKQLSTIQDLKENGFGQPHPRHGLRLLYWFATECVEFNEHGNMLLQCNPKEDFGFHYFSNIEKILPDLSGCMEQYFEVGNLTYHKAEDLPNYVREYSQSQCNKDRIISQSQCNKDRIIIRQKQGNVQDVMATYVTEHKQGGRRGEFDAKRTHLVNPDLIRMIRDAAGLKKFLDQTQKMDVIPLEFDSEHSKRSRPDQTTWDNSVRTLLDPEQDVTMSPPGLSLRKRCSRSCKVFSVVLVVSLVITLTVLAILGKL, encoded by the exons ATGGTGCGGTCTTTCGAAGAACCTAAGCAGCTAAGCACCATACAAGACCTTAAGGAAAATGGCTTCGGCCAGCCTCACCCACGACATGGACTCAGACTCCTCTACTGGTTCGCCACTGAATGCGTGGAGTTCAATGAACACGGCAACATGCTGTTACAGTGCAATCCTAAAGAGGACTTCGGCTTCCACTACTTTAGCAATATTGAGAAGATTCTCCCGGACCTCTCGGGCTGCATGGAACAATACTTCGAGGTAGGCAACCTGACCTATCACAAAGCCGAGGACCTACCGAACTACGTGAGAGAGTACTCCCAGAGCCAATGCAACAAGGACCGCATCATCTCCCAGAGCCAATGCAACAAGGACCGCATCATCATAAGGCAGAAGCAGGGGAACGTGCAGGACGTGATGGCCACCTATGTCACCGAGCACAAGCAGGGCGGCCGCCGGGGGGAGTTTGACGCCAAACGCACCCACCTTGTAAATCCGGATTTGATACGGATGATTCGGGATGCTGCTGGGCTTAAGAAATTCCTGGACCAGACG CAGAAAATGGATGTCATCCCGTTGGAGTTTGACTCCGAACACTCAAAACGATCTCGTCCAGACCAGACAACTTGGGACAATTCGGTCCGGACCCTTTTGGATCCGGAGCAGGACGTGACCATGTCCCCGCCGGGACTATCGCTGAGAAAACGGTGTTCCAGATCCTGCAAAGTCTTTAGCGTCGTCCTAGTGGTTTCCCTGGTCATCACTTTGACCGTTTTGGCAATTTTAGGGAAGTTGTAG
- the LOC124001515 gene encoding uncharacterized protein LOC124001515 isoform X2 has protein sequence MVRSFEEPKQLSTIQDLKENGFGQPHPRHGLRLLYWFATECVEFNEHGNMLLQCNPKEDFGFHYFSNIEKILPDLSGCMEQYFEVGNLTYHKAEDLPNYVREYSQSQCNKDRIISQSQCNKDRIIIRQKQGNVQDVMATYVTEHKQGGRRGEFDAKRTHLVNPDLIRMIRDAAGLKKFLDQTKMDVIPLEFDSEHSKRSRPDQTTWDNSVRTLLDPEQDVTMSPPGLSLRKRCSRSCKVFSVVLVVSLVITLTVLAILGKL, from the exons ATGGTGCGGTCTTTCGAAGAACCTAAGCAGCTAAGCACCATACAAGACCTTAAGGAAAATGGCTTCGGCCAGCCTCACCCACGACATGGACTCAGACTCCTCTACTGGTTCGCCACTGAATGCGTGGAGTTCAATGAACACGGCAACATGCTGTTACAGTGCAATCCTAAAGAGGACTTCGGCTTCCACTACTTTAGCAATATTGAGAAGATTCTCCCGGACCTCTCGGGCTGCATGGAACAATACTTCGAGGTAGGCAACCTGACCTATCACAAAGCCGAGGACCTACCGAACTACGTGAGAGAGTACTCCCAGAGCCAATGCAACAAGGACCGCATCATCTCCCAGAGCCAATGCAACAAGGACCGCATCATCATAAGGCAGAAGCAGGGGAACGTGCAGGACGTGATGGCCACCTATGTCACCGAGCACAAGCAGGGCGGCCGCCGGGGGGAGTTTGACGCCAAACGCACCCACCTTGTAAATCCGGATTTGATACGGATGATTCGGGATGCTGCTGGGCTTAAGAAATTCCTGGACCAGACG AAAATGGATGTCATCCCGTTGGAGTTTGACTCCGAACACTCAAAACGATCTCGTCCAGACCAGACAACTTGGGACAATTCGGTCCGGACCCTTTTGGATCCGGAGCAGGACGTGACCATGTCCCCGCCGGGACTATCGCTGAGAAAACGGTGTTCCAGATCCTGCAAAGTCTTTAGCGTCGTCCTAGTGGTTTCCCTGGTCATCACTTTGACCGTTTTGGCAATTTTAGGGAAGTTGTAG